The following proteins are encoded in a genomic region of Dietzia sp. ANT_WB102:
- a CDS encoding response regulator transcription factor, producing MVVEDERALAELVGTYLEREGFEVMITSDGVDAVRLARQADPDVIVLDVGLPSLDGMEVCRQVRTHSDAYVIMLTARTEEVDTLIGLSVGADDYMTKPFSPRELMARVQAMMRRPRTGVASGQTAGSVPREPVRTFGDLDIDGDGRDVSVAGVPVSLTRTEFDILLALAREPGVVFTRPQLIASVWGPNWVGDAHLVDVHIGHLRRKLGDEASRGRYVRTVRGVGYRMGTGR from the coding sequence ATGGTGGTCGAGGACGAGCGGGCCCTAGCCGAGCTGGTGGGTACCTATCTCGAGCGCGAGGGTTTCGAGGTGATGATCACCAGCGACGGGGTGGACGCCGTTCGGCTGGCCCGGCAGGCGGATCCGGACGTCATCGTCCTCGACGTAGGGTTGCCCAGCCTGGACGGGATGGAGGTCTGCCGTCAGGTACGGACCCATTCCGATGCGTATGTAATCATGCTCACCGCGCGAACAGAGGAGGTTGACACCCTCATCGGACTGTCCGTCGGTGCCGACGACTACATGACCAAGCCTTTCAGCCCCCGTGAGCTGATGGCCCGGGTCCAGGCGATGATGCGTCGCCCCCGTACCGGAGTCGCATCCGGACAAACCGCGGGATCGGTGCCCCGCGAACCGGTCCGCACGTTCGGGGACCTGGACATCGACGGCGACGGCCGGGACGTCTCGGTAGCGGGTGTTCCAGTCTCGCTGACCCGCACGGAATTCGACATTCTGCTGGCCCTGGCGCGGGAACCGGGCGTCGTATTCACCAGGCCGCAGCTCATCGCCTCGGTTTGGGGGCCGAATTGGGTGGGCGACGCTCATCTGGTTGACGTGCATATCGGGCATCTACGCCGGAAACTCGGTGACGAGGCGAGCCGGGGCAGATATGTGCGCACCGTCCGGGGTGTCGGCTACCGGATGGGCACCGGACGATGA
- a CDS encoding DUF305 domain-containing protein — MNRTPLLLSAAIAAILALSGCASDSDDTGAVTTSSASASSVGESTTEVASEATRHNEADVMFAQMMTPHHQQAIEMSDIILAKDAIPTEVIRLAGEIKAAQGPEIDQLTEWLGQWGEPIAPDGGHEMAQMDGMLSDDELAQLSEAEGAGAARLFLEQMIGHHEGAVTMAEDEIADGSYQPAVDLARTIITTQQEEIDTMRGLLDSL; from the coding sequence GTGAACCGCACGCCGCTTCTGCTCAGCGCCGCCATCGCCGCCATTCTCGCCCTCTCCGGGTGTGCGAGCGACAGCGACGACACCGGCGCCGTGACCACCAGCTCCGCAAGCGCCTCGAGCGTCGGGGAGAGCACCACCGAGGTTGCCAGCGAGGCCACCCGGCACAACGAGGCAGATGTGATGTTCGCCCAGATGATGACGCCGCACCATCAGCAGGCGATCGAGATGAGCGACATCATTCTCGCGAAGGACGCCATCCCCACAGAGGTGATTCGACTGGCCGGAGAGATCAAGGCCGCCCAGGGACCCGAGATCGACCAGTTGACGGAGTGGCTCGGCCAGTGGGGGGAGCCCATCGCCCCGGATGGCGGCCACGAGATGGCCCAAATGGACGGCATGCTCTCCGACGATGAGCTGGCGCAACTCTCCGAGGCCGAGGGTGCTGGCGCCGCCCGGCTGTTCCTGGAACAGATGATCGGCCACCACGAGGGCGCGGTGACCATGGCGGAAGACGAGATCGCGGACGGAAGCTACCAGCCCGCCGTCGACCTAGCCCGGACCATCATCACCACCCAGCAGGAGGAGATCGACACAATGCGCGGTCTCCTTGACTCTCTGTAA